One segment of Poecile atricapillus isolate bPoeAtr1 chromosome 5, bPoeAtr1.hap1, whole genome shotgun sequence DNA contains the following:
- the FZD5 gene encoding frizzled-5 produces the protein MGGRGLPVPLLLGLPLLLGLPAAGRAASKALVCQEITVPMCKGIGYNLTYMPNQFNHDTQDEAGLEVHQFWPLVEIQCSPDLRFFLCSMYTPICLSDYTKPLPPCRSVCERAKAGCSPIMQQYGFAWPERMSCDSLPVLGDTEVLCMGYNHTEATTLPPFFGKPTRPAKDMAKNLTPLDGQRLSGLDCGQTCKCKAPLIPISKESHPLYNRIRTGKVLNCAIPCYQPYFTQDEKTFATFWIGLWSILCFLSTSTTVATFLIDMERFKYPERPIIFLSACYLFVSVGYIVRLVAGHANVACNPEHHHIHYETTGPALCTVVFLLLYFFGMASSIWWVILSLTWFLAAGMKWGNEAIASYSQYFHLAAWLIPSAKSIAVLALSSVDGDPVAGVCYVGNQSLENLRGFVLAPLVVYLFTGSLFLLAGFISLFRIRSVIKQGGTKTDKLEKLMIRIGIFTVLYTVPATIVIACYIYEQHNREAWEQAQNCSCPGDPHRPKPDYAVFMLKYFMCLVVGITSGVWIWSGKTLESWRRFTTRCCRARKPAGASVYGEASPALVGRTVLPSMASYHKQVPLSHV, from the coding sequence ATgggcggccgggggctgccggtgccgctgctgctggggctgccgctgctgctggggctgccggCGGCGGGGCGCGCCGCCTCCAAGGCGCTGGTGTGCCAGGAGATCACGGTGCCGATGTGCAAGGGCATCGGCTACAACCTCACCTACATGCCCAACCAGTTCAACCACGACACGCAGGACGAGGCCGGGCTGGAGGTGCACCAGTTCTGGCCGCTGGTGGAGATCCAGTGCTCCCCGGACCTGCGCTTCTTCCTCTGCAGCATGTACACCCCCATCTGCCTGTCCGACTACACGAAGCCGCTGCCCCCCTGCCGCTCCGTCTGCGAGCGGGCCAAGGCCGGCTGCTCGCCCATCATGCAGCAGTACGGCTTTGCCTGGCCCGAGAGGATGAGCTGCGACAGCCTGCCGGTGCTGGGGGACACCGAAGTGCTTTGCATGGGATACAACCACACGGAAGCCACCACCCTGCCGCCTTTCTTTGGGAAGCCCACGCGCCCTGCCAAGGACATGGCCAAAAACCTGACGCCACTCGATGGGCAGCGCCTCTCAGGGCTGGACTGTGGTCAGACTTGCAAGTGCAAAGCGCCCCTGATCCCCATCTCCAAGGAGTCCCATCCGCTGTACAACCGCATCAGGACTGGGAAGGTACTCAACTGTGCCATCCCCTGCTACCAGCCCTACTTTACCCAGGATGAGAAGACCTTCGCTACCTTCTGGATTGGCCTCTGGTCCATCCTCTGCTTCCTCTCCACCTCAACCACCGTGGCCACCTTCCTCATTGACATGGAGCGCTTCAAGTACCCTGAGCGCCCCATCATCTTCCTCTCTGCCTGCTACCTCTTCGTCTCCGTGGGCTACATTGTGCGGCTGGTGGCAGGGCACGCCAACGTGGCTTGCAACCCGGAGCACCACCACATCCATTATGAGACCACAGGCCCTGCTCTCTGCACCGtggttttccttctcctctacTTCTTTGGCATGGCCAGCTCCATCTGGTGGGTCATCCTGTCCCTCACCTGGTTCCTGGCAGCTGGCATGAAGTGGGGCAATGAGGCCATTGCTAGCTACTCGCAGTACTTCCACCTGGCTGCCTGGCTCATCCCCAGTGCCAAATCCATTGCTGTACTGGCACTGAGCTCTGTGGATGGTGACCCGGTGGCTGGGGTTTGCTATGTGGGCAACCAGAGCCTGGAGAATCTGCGGGGCTTTGTGCTGGCACCACTAGTGGTTTATCTCTTCACCGGCAGCCTCTTCCTGCTGGCTGGCTTCATCTCGCTCTTTCGCATCCGCAGCGTGATCAAGCAGGGCGGCACCAAAACTGACAAGCTGGAGAAGCTGATGATCCGCATCGGCATCTTCACCGTGCTTTACACTGTGCCTGCCACCATTGTCATTGCCTGCTACATCTACGAGCAGCACAATCGGGAGGCCTGGGAGCAGGCACAGAactgctcctgcccaggggaCCCTCACCGCCCCAAGCCTGACTACGCTGTCTTCATGCTCAAGTACTTCATGTGCCTTGTGGTGGGGATCACCTCTGGCGTTTGGATCTGGTCTGGAAAGACACTCGAGTCCTGGAGGCGCTTCACCAcccgctgctgccgggccaggaAGCCTGCGGGCGCCTCTGTGTACGGTGAGGCCAGCCCGGCACTGGTGGGCAGGACGGTACTGCCCAGTATGGCCTCCTACCACAAACAGGTCCCACTGTCCCACGTGTGA